TGCGAGAGAGCGCATGACGGGGACAAAGACGATTCCCCGCGACCGCCCTCGCCTCACGGGGAGGGCGGGAGCCCTGCTCGTCGCCGTTGCGCTTCTTGCCATGCTCGCGCTCGTCCCGCTCCGGTCGTTTCTCGCACAGCAGAGCCACATCGCCGACCTCGAGCGGGACAGGCTGGCGCTGCAGGTGCAGAACGCGCTGCTCCGTCGGGACATCTCGAATCTGCACGATCCCGTCGAGCTCGAGCGCCTCGCCCGCGAGTGCCTGGGGATGGTCGGCCCGGGCGAGACGGCGCTCATTGTTCCGGGCGCCGCGGGCGACCGTTCGGACTGCTGATCCCACCGCTGTTGACGTGGGAAAAGACGCGATGGGATAGTGGCCGAGCCGTGCCTACTCGCGCACGGAACTCTCGGAGGAGGAGAAGCTGGCAGACCTAGAGGTCGGGGCGGTCGTCGACGGGACCGTCTCGAGGATCACGCCGTACGGGGCGTTCCTGACCCTGGAAGGCGGCAAGGTCGGCCTCGTCCACATCTCCGAGATCGACCGCAACTATGTCAAGGACGTGCACGACCATCTCCGAGAGAGCGACGTCGTCCAGGCGAAGGTCATCGCCATCAAGGAAGACGGCAAGATCGATCTCTCGATCAAGGCGCTCCAGGACCCGGCGCCGCCGCGCGTCAGGCGGGGGAGCGACCCGGACTTCGAGTCGCGACTGAAGAAGTTCATGCGTCAGAGCGAGGAGCGGCAGGTCGACTACAAGCGCTCGGTCGAGCACAAGCGCAAGTGATCCCCGCCCATCGATGGGCGAGCTCCGCCGCAGCGACCTAGAGATCGTTCGCGAGCAGCTCGGCCGCGAGCCGACGACACCATTCACGGTCGTTGCGCGCTGTTCGGACGGACACCCGCTTGTCATCCGGAACGAACCGTTCGACGCTGAGGGACATCCGTTCCCCACGCTGTTCTGGCTGACGTATCCGACGGCGGTCAAGGCCGTGTCCCGTCTGGAGTCCGAAGGCGCCATCGCCGAGCTGAATCGCCGCGTCGGGACTGAAGACGATCTCGCAGCGGCTGTGGCTCGGGCGCACGAGGAGTACGCCCGCGAGCGTGCCCGTGGCCATCCCGGTGCCGAATCGCAAGGGGGTGTCGGAGGGACGAGGACCGGCGTGAAGTGCCTGCATGCGCACTACGCGAACCATCTCGCGGGAGGCGACGATCCCGTGGGCGCTTGGGTCGCCGAGCGGATCGAGCCGATCCACGACGAACGGCCCGGTAGGTTCGCAGTCGTGGACCAGGGGACGAACTCGATCCGACTGCTCGTCGCCGAACCGGACGCGAATGGTGGGTTCGTCGAGCTCGCGCGCGACATGGTGATCACGCGTCTGGGGCAGGGTGTCGATCGAACGGGCGTCATCGCACCCGAGGCCCTGGAGCGGACCATCGACGTGGTGGCCCGCTACGTTCGGCGCGCTCGCGCCCTGCATGCCGAATTCATCCGCGTCGGCGCGACGGCTGCGGTTCGAGACGCATCGAACCGCGACGAGCTCGAACGCGCCGTTCGGGATCTCACGGGATCGACGCTCGAGGTCATCACCGGCGAACATGAGGCCGCGCTTTCCTTCCTCGGCGCGACGCGCGGTCTCGACGCCCCGGCACCGTTCCTGGTGCTCGACATCGGCGGTGGCTCGACGGAGCTCGTCGTCGGCGACGCGGCGCCGGGCCCCGCTGTCTCCGTGCAGATGGGAAGCGTCCGGCTGACCGAACGGTTCGTTCGCAACGATCCCCCGGCACCCGAAGAGATCGACGCGATGCGAGCGTTCGTCGAGTCGCGGCTCGCGGAAGCAGAAGATGCGGTTCCGGCTCGAGACGCGCGAACACTGGTGGCCGTCGCCGGCACGTCGACGACCGTGCAGGCGATCGCCCTCGATCTCGAGTGGTACGAGCCCGAAGCGATCCACCGAACGGAGCTGTCGCTGCCCGACGCGGAGCGCGTGCTCGACCGGCTGGCCTCGATGACGACGCCGCAGCGCGCGGCGCTCCCAGTGATGGCGCCCGGCCGCGGCGACGTCATCGTCGCCGGAGCCTTGATCCTCGTAACGGTGATGCGGCGGTTCGGGTTCGATCGGGGGCTCGTATCGGAGACGGACATCCTGGACGGGCTCGCGTTCGAGACGCTCAGCGCTCGGTAACCTCTGTCGCCGTGGCCAAACGGACCAGACACCGGCAACTCGCGCGGCAGGTGGCGCAGCGTCGAGCGGACCGGCGGCGACAACAACGGCGCCGTCAGATGGCGATGGTCTCCGTCGCGCTCGTCATTGCGCTCGTCGGTGGCGTGGTGTTGTTCTCGACGTTCGTGGTTGGGGGCGACGACACGCCGAGCCCGAATCCCACCACCGAGCCGGGGACGCAGACGGGAACGGTCGACCCCGAGCCAGGCCCGAGCGAGGTGGCCTGTGACGCGGACACCCCGCCCGGCGCGCTGCGCCCCAAGCCGCAGTTCAACGCCCCCGCCGAGGTCCTGCAAGACGACCAGTCGTACACGGCTACACTGAAGACGTCGTGCGGTGACATCGTCGTTCGGCTGCTCTCGGATCGCGCCCCCGAGACCGTGAACAGCTTCGTGTTCCTCGCCGAGCAGAAATACTTCGACGGGACGCGCATCCACAGGATCGACGAGTCGATCGACGTGCTGCAGGGCGGCGATCCGATCGGGACCGGCACGAGCAGCCCCGGCTATTCGATCCCCGACGAGCTGACCGGAGAAGAGACGTATCCGCCGGGCACGCTGGCGATGGCGAACTCGGGTCCAGACACCGGCGGGAGTCAGTTCTTCATCATCACGGGCGAGGACGGACACAACCTCGACGCGAATCCGAACTACACGATCTTCGGTCGCGTGATCGACGGGCTCGACGTCGCCCAGGAGATCCAACAGATCCCGGTCCAAGATCCCGGCGCAGGCATTGAAGGTCAGCAGCCCGCCCAGGCCGTCTACGTCGAGCGAGTAAGGATCTCTACGAAGACGTAGGCCGCATCTCCGACGCTGCATCTCGTTGGTCCACGGCGTCCTGGCGAGCCCCCGGCAGCCGGTCGCGGGCCGACGAGCCACGAGTTCCCACATAGACGACCCCACCGACCGCGCTCGAGGCAAAGGTGAGCGCAAGCAGCAACAGGGCGAACGCGAGCGCTTCGTCGTGACCGATCCCGAACGCGGCCAGACACCACACGATGGCCGCCTCCCGGAGACCGAGGCCGTTCATCGAGATCGGCAAGACCGCCAGCGAGGCCGAGAGCATCACGACACCTGGGTACCCCCAGACGGGCATCCGGATCCCGAGCGAGAACGCGGCGACCGCCGCCACGGCGATCAGGACCAGCGCCGACGCGACTCCGAGCGCCGAAGCTCGGAGAAGGGTCCTCATCGAACGGCCGGCCGTCGCGAAGGACGCCGCGAATCTCCGGATCCGCGAGATGAGGCGCGAAGTCCCGTCGGTCGTCGAGGCGAGCCGCGGGGCGAGCATCAGTGCGAACCCCGACGCGGCGAGGACTGCGAGCGACAGCCCTCCCGCGATGAGTGTCACGCGGTCTTGGTGACCGGTCGCGAGCCGTGCGATGCACACCGCCTCTGCAACGAACGCGAGCCCGACGAGTCCCGCCAACCGATCCAGGAAGACGGTGGCGAGCGGGGGGGCCATCGAGCCGGCCTCACCTCTGAGTCGGAATGCCTTGTAGGCGTCGCCTCCGACCCCCGTCGGCAGGAACACGTTGAAGAAGTTCCCCACGAGCGTCAGTCTGAGGAGCTCTCCCATCGGTAGCGCGAGGCCGACAGGCTGAAGGAACACCTGCCAGCGGAGCGCGCTGATGGCGAGCCAGACGAGCAGCAACGCAAACGCCAGCGCTGCGGCCCCGGGACGGACGTGGCCGAACGCCGTCTTCAGCGACTGCAGATCCGCGGTCGCCAGCAACACTGCTATGCCGACCGCGCCGATCGTTGCTCGGAGGCCGAGACTCAGCGCTCGCCGACGAGGCGAGGGGCGCGCCGGCACTGCGGGCACTGCGTCACGAGTGGCTCGGGGGCGGTCTGTAGGGCGGGCAGGCGCGGACGTCTCGAGGAGGCTCATGACGTGAGGTATCGGCTCGTCGAGCCCGCTTCCGTAGGAGCCGCTGGCGGCAACTTCTACCGAGGCGCGGAAACTGACTCAGCGAGCCTTGGAAACAGCCGTTGGCGCGACGGTTCCTCGGAAACTGAGCCCGTCGCTCTTCGGGGGCGGCACCCCGTGGCCGCGACTCACGAGGAACCAAACGGGAACGAAGACACACAATCCGTTCCGTGCGAGCAGCATCAGCGCGCCGAATGGCTCCAGGCCGTCGGCGAACTGGAAGAGCGCGATGCTCACTCCGGCGGTGAGGACGACGATCGCCGACGCCGAAGCGATCGGAATGCGACGCGGGTCACGACTCGCGACCGCCGCCCACGGGGTCAACCATCCGGCGTATTGGAGGGAGAAGATTGGGGAGCACGCCAGCAAGGCGCATAGCGCGACGAGTGACGGAACGCCGAGGAGGTCCTCTTCCTTCCTTCTGAGCGCCTTCCACCAGACGGCGCCGAGGAGCACCACGACCAGCACTCCCGTTACCCACGTGAGAGCTTGCGACGAGCCGACCCGAACCGCCCCGTTTTCCCATCTGGGCTCACCGCCGCCGAACAGCCACACGAGCGTGCCGACGGTGCTCTCGATCTCCCATCCCGTGGCGGACCGGAACGTCGCCACCTGGAGAACGCCCCCGACGCCGCCGAGAACCAGCCAGCCGACGCCGGCGACCAGGCTCGCCACGACGAAGGGGAAGGCCCGACGACGCGTCTCTCCCAACAAGGCGGGAGCCAACGCGACCGGCCAGAGCTTGGCGAACAGGGCGAGCGCACCTATGACGCCGGCGGCGTCGGGTCGCCGCTTCCGCAAGAGCGCGAACGCCCAGACCGCAAGCGCAACCGGGAGATACCAGACTCGGAGATATCCCAAGACGAGCAACGGAACTCCGAGCCACAGATAGGTGATCGCGACACGACGACCCCAGCCGCGCCACATGCCGGCGAACGCGAGTAGATCAAGGAGGAAACACGCGACCACGAGCCGCGTGGCGGTTGCGCGAACGTCGGCGCTGCCGATCAGCCGGATGAAGCCGAGCTCGACTGGGGCGTACTCGACCGGGTAGTCGCGGTACGGAATGCCCGCCTCCGTGGACAGCGCGGAGAAGCGCCGAGCGTCGGCGTCGACGACCGGCCACGTCCAGATCGAAAACACAACGACGACGACGAGCGTCGCTCGGATGGCGATGTTCCCGCCGATCGAGAGCGCCTCCAATGAAGGGCGCGCTTGAGGGCCTCGATGAACCGACCGCTCGAGAGCTCCAGATTGAGTCGCCATGTCGATCGACCGCTTGTGCATCGGTGCGTGGCCGATCGAGCTTGATTCATCGTTTGGATCTCGGGCCTCACCGCTCTCGCGGTTTGTATGGCGGACGCTATCGAGGCGCGACTAAGGTCGTCGCGACGCAGGGCCGATTGTCGAGACGATGGCTCGACGCAACAGTCCCTCGATCACCGTACCGATCATGCCCGCTCGCAGCATCTCTCGGGATGTGGGGCAGCTGTTCGAGTGGGCACTGGTCGTGTTCGCCGTCGTCGCGGCTGCGTTGTTCATCTTCGTTGCGTTCGCTCACCTATCCGATCGTGCGTTCATCACCTACCAGGCGGGATCTCGGATGGGGCTGGCGCTGTACGCGCGCGAAGGGAT
The genomic region above belongs to Actinomycetota bacterium and contains:
- a CDS encoding septum formation initiator family protein, whose amino-acid sequence is MTGTKTIPRDRPRLTGRAGALLVAVALLAMLALVPLRSFLAQQSHIADLERDRLALQVQNALLRRDISNLHDPVELERLARECLGMVGPGETALIVPGAAGDRSDC
- a CDS encoding S1 RNA-binding domain-containing protein, which gives rise to MTLEGGKVGLVHISEIDRNYVKDVHDHLRESDVVQAKVIAIKEDGKIDLSIKALQDPAPPRVRRGSDPDFESRLKKFMRQSEERQVDYKRSVEHKRK
- a CDS encoding DUF501 domain-containing protein, producing the protein MGELRRSDLEIVREQLGREPTTPFTVVARCSDGHPLVIRNEPFDAEGHPFPTLFWLTYPTAVKAVSRLESEGAIAELNRRVGTEDDLAAAVARAHEEYARERARGHPGAESQGGVGGTRTGVKCLHAHYANHLAGGDDPVGAWVAERIEPIHDERPGRFAVVDQGTNSIRLLVAEPDANGGFVELARDMVITRLGQGVDRTGVIAPEALERTIDVVARYVRRARALHAEFIRVGATAAVRDASNRDELERAVRDLTGSTLEVITGEHEAALSFLGATRGLDAPAPFLVLDIGGGSTELVVGDAAPGPAVSVQMGSVRLTERFVRNDPPAPEEIDAMRAFVESRLAEAEDAVPARDARTLVAVAGTSTTVQAIALDLEWYEPEAIHRTELSLPDAERVLDRLASMTTPQRAALPVMAPGRGDVIVAGALILVTVMRRFGFDRGLVSETDILDGLAFETLSAR
- a CDS encoding peptidylprolyl isomerase gives rise to the protein MAQRRADRRRQQRRRQMAMVSVALVIALVGGVVLFSTFVVGGDDTPSPNPTTEPGTQTGTVDPEPGPSEVACDADTPPGALRPKPQFNAPAEVLQDDQSYTATLKTSCGDIVVRLLSDRAPETVNSFVFLAEQKYFDGTRIHRIDESIDVLQGGDPIGTGTSSPGYSIPDELTGEETYPPGTLAMANSGPDTGGSQFFIITGEDGHNLDANPNYTIFGRVIDGLDVAQEIQQIPVQDPGAGIEGQQPAQAVYVERVRISTKT
- a CDS encoding lysylphosphatidylglycerol synthase transmembrane domain-containing protein yields the protein MPAVPARPSPRRRALSLGLRATIGAVGIAVLLATADLQSLKTAFGHVRPGAAALAFALLLVWLAISALRWQVFLQPVGLALPMGELLRLTLVGNFFNVFLPTGVGGDAYKAFRLRGEAGSMAPPLATVFLDRLAGLVGLAFVAEAVCIARLATGHQDRVTLIAGGLSLAVLAASGFALMLAPRLASTTDGTSRLISRIRRFAASFATAGRSMRTLLRASALGVASALVLIAVAAVAAFSLGIRMPVWGYPGVVMLSASLAVLPISMNGLGLREAAIVWCLAAFGIGHDEALAFALLLLALTFASSAVGGVVYVGTRGSSARDRLPGARQDAVDQRDAASEMRPTSS